The following are encoded in a window of Sphaerisporangium siamense genomic DNA:
- a CDS encoding type 1 glutamine amidotransferase: MTYRVLIIEHEADAGLGFFGEWLTEAGITPEVVRPSRGEELPDGPLPHGLIVLGGAPSAWDDEGHPWLPAIRDLIRRSVEASVPTLGICLGAQLMTLALGGRVERGAAGLEIGLCRIAPLPAAADDPLMGRLPAGPKVVHYHQDAMTALPEGAVPLATGDPYPNQAYRFGERAWAVQFHPEASPEVFSDWMTVTGATLTAAGHDPRALDTEVAAAGAELSATWRPFAEAFAAVVRAWPPNSPERRETVRNR, translated from the coding sequence ATGACATATCGGGTACTGATCATCGAGCACGAGGCCGACGCCGGCCTCGGGTTCTTCGGCGAATGGCTGACCGAGGCCGGCATCACCCCCGAGGTCGTGCGGCCCTCCCGCGGCGAGGAGCTCCCCGACGGCCCGCTCCCGCACGGGCTGATCGTGCTCGGCGGGGCCCCCTCGGCCTGGGACGACGAGGGGCACCCCTGGCTCCCCGCCATCCGTGACCTGATCAGGCGTTCGGTGGAGGCGTCCGTCCCCACCCTCGGCATCTGCCTCGGCGCCCAGCTCATGACCCTGGCCCTGGGCGGGCGGGTCGAGCGCGGCGCCGCGGGGCTGGAGATCGGCTTGTGCCGGATCGCGCCGCTGCCCGCCGCCGCGGACGACCCCCTGATGGGACGGCTGCCCGCCGGCCCGAAGGTCGTGCACTACCACCAGGACGCCATGACCGCCCTCCCCGAAGGGGCGGTGCCGCTGGCCACCGGCGACCCCTACCCCAACCAGGCGTACCGGTTCGGCGAGCGTGCCTGGGCCGTGCAGTTCCACCCCGAGGCGTCCCCCGAGGTCTTCTCCGACTGGATGACCGTCACCGGCGCCACGCTGACCGCCGCCGGGCACGACCCGCGCGCCCTGGACACCGAGGTCGCCGCCGCGGGCGCCGAGCTGAGCGCGACCTGGCGCCCGTTCGCCGAGGCGTTCGCCGCCGTCGTACGCGCTTGGCCGCCCAACTCCCCGGAACGCCGCGAAACAGTGCGCAACCGCTGA
- a CDS encoding GAP1-N2 domain-containing protein — translation MAWQLQFTSVEAGPAGRAGFQFVAESAGLPQGLTDKIARHLAYKPPPGAPLAPSPEQIARMPVALAYGSLGTAGHPGAPEGSSRSHGELSVLTRCVYLGRDYSGRYGNFLGHAIVATEEEMTGLRPVELWGSPLWQDVPASPGADLPELSDLPPGDGADPDALAAWLASGGAAAYARLGGLLETVTLALAGGHGRLVLVSADTDEIVRWISVLSYSLPWPVAARLSFLTYSADPAAAPHLVVGTTPDVWLPADIKAAVLRLDDPPDAAAPAPGRFARTVADCWRRGDLDGIDAISELAWRGAGAEAGGPGELGVPSGRASDGVPGGRAFEPEMGAALLAFCRGDATVTAEEQAAIARGLSRDLPDWLWEDLARATGRMGFELAAAVRAHAPAETAERCALRCAALALADPALPAPAPARLPETRASLAPDAARALAAVGDLEELGRAVRTAHAVGAPVTAADLERAARTLVRDGLGDLARLLERLPPHLRETAVTGVVAGLEESDDDVRTRMLTDEVCERLWARDLAHAPRTGTAVVRSLARRQRLSRVEATRELLRLVPPDDPAAARSRPATEEAELTNGTNARNRAEGAGSEEPRIPGAVGNRDGTGPGNHAQGAGSEEPRFAGAVGGRDGTGPGSRAEGAGREGGGVVGGRDAGIGEIWARAPGVAEVAALVEGAGAVLGDVPVLGDVPARAFLAAGLEDPETVRLARQVRGAVPGYPAKDAEAVLLAAGVREAADPPDAAALLVRLDELARETHEELHAAAWEVAAAAVAERDPRFRTEVVRRLPDEARSVLARAWVAARTPREEEPALLEVAVRLHLAGETVPELDSWARSRLSGWSMFGSAEARFRRDTELLAGLRELRDAARGRRGRKRGDR, via the coding sequence GTGGCGTGGCAGTTGCAGTTCACGTCGGTGGAGGCCGGGCCGGCGGGGCGGGCGGGGTTCCAGTTCGTCGCCGAATCGGCGGGGCTGCCTCAAGGGCTCACCGACAAGATCGCCCGGCATCTCGCCTACAAGCCGCCGCCCGGCGCCCCGCTGGCGCCGTCCCCCGAGCAGATCGCCCGCATGCCCGTCGCCCTCGCCTACGGCTCCCTCGGCACGGCCGGCCACCCTGGCGCCCCCGAGGGTTCCTCCCGCTCTCATGGCGAGCTGAGCGTTCTCACCCGATGCGTCTACCTGGGCCGCGACTACTCCGGGCGGTACGGCAACTTCCTCGGCCACGCGATCGTGGCGACCGAGGAGGAGATGACGGGGCTGCGTCCGGTCGAGTTATGGGGGTCACCCCTGTGGCAGGACGTCCCCGCCTCCCCGGGCGCCGACCTGCCCGAACTGTCCGACCTGCCGCCCGGTGACGGCGCCGACCCCGACGCGCTGGCCGCCTGGCTGGCCTCCGGCGGCGCGGCGGCGTACGCGCGGCTCGGAGGGCTGCTCGAGACGGTCACGCTCGCCCTCGCCGGAGGCCACGGCCGTCTCGTGCTGGTCAGCGCCGACACCGACGAGATCGTCCGCTGGATCTCCGTCCTCTCCTACTCGCTGCCCTGGCCGGTCGCGGCCCGGCTGTCGTTCCTCACCTACAGCGCCGACCCGGCCGCCGCGCCGCACCTCGTCGTCGGCACCACCCCCGACGTGTGGCTGCCCGCCGACATCAAGGCCGCCGTCCTCCGGCTCGACGACCCCCCGGACGCGGCGGCGCCCGCGCCGGGACGCTTCGCCCGTACGGTGGCCGACTGCTGGCGGCGCGGCGACCTCGACGGCATCGACGCGATCAGCGAACTCGCCTGGCGTGGCGCGGGGGCCGAGGCCGGCGGACCGGGTGAGCTTGGCGTGCCGTCCGGCAGGGCTTCGGACGGCGTGCCCGGGGGGCGGGCGTTCGAGCCGGAGATGGGCGCTGCGCTCCTGGCCTTCTGCCGGGGGGACGCGACCGTGACCGCCGAGGAGCAGGCGGCCATCGCCCGCGGCCTGTCCCGGGACCTGCCCGACTGGCTGTGGGAGGACCTGGCGCGCGCGACCGGACGGATGGGGTTCGAGCTGGCCGCCGCCGTCCGCGCGCACGCGCCCGCCGAGACGGCCGAGCGGTGCGCGCTGCGGTGCGCGGCCCTGGCCCTGGCCGACCCCGCCCTGCCGGCGCCGGCGCCCGCGCGGCTGCCGGAGACGCGCGCGTCGCTGGCCCCGGACGCGGCCCGCGCGCTGGCCGCCGTCGGTGACCTGGAGGAACTCGGCCGTGCGGTACGGACCGCGCACGCCGTCGGCGCGCCGGTGACCGCCGCCGACCTCGAACGGGCGGCCCGGACGCTCGTCCGCGACGGCCTCGGCGACCTCGCCCGGCTGCTGGAACGCCTGCCCCCGCACCTCCGCGAGACCGCGGTCACGGGCGTCGTGGCGGGCCTGGAGGAGTCGGACGACGACGTCAGGACGCGGATGCTCACCGACGAGGTGTGCGAGCGCTTATGGGCCCGCGACCTCGCACACGCCCCGCGCACAGGGACGGCCGTGGTGCGGTCGCTGGCCCGCCGACAGCGACTGTCCCGCGTCGAGGCCACCAGAGAACTCCTCCGCCTGGTCCCCCCGGACGATCCCGCCGCCGCACGGAGCCGCCCCGCGACCGAGGAGGCCGAGCTCACCAACGGTACGAACGCGCGCAACCGCGCGGAAGGGGCGGGTTCAGAGGAGCCCAGGATCCCCGGAGCGGTGGGAAACCGCGACGGCACAGGCCCGGGGAATCACGCGCAAGGGGCGGGATCGGAGGAGCCCAGGTTCGCCGGAGCGGTGGGAGGCCGCGACGGCACAGGCCCGGGAAGCCGCGCGGAAGGGGCGGGGCGCGAGGGCGGTGGAGTGGTGGGCGGGCGGGACGCGGGGATCGGTGAGATCTGGGCGCGGGCGCCGGGGGTCGCGGAGGTGGCGGCGCTGGTCGAGGGGGCCGGGGCCGTGCTCGGGGATGTGCCCGTGCTCGGGGACGTCCCGGCCCGGGCGTTTCTCGCCGCCGGTCTGGAGGACCCCGAGACCGTGCGCCTGGCGCGTCAGGTGCGCGGCGCCGTACCCGGCTATCCCGCCAAGGACGCCGAGGCCGTCCTGCTCGCCGCGGGCGTGCGCGAGGCGGCGGACCCGCCGGACGCCGCCGCGCTACTCGTGCGGCTGGACGAGCTGGCCCGCGAGACACACGAGGAGCTGCACGCCGCGGCGTGGGAGGTCGCGGCGGCGGCGGTGGCGGAGCGGGACCCGCGGTTCAGGACCGAGGTGGTCAGGCGGCTCCCGGACGAGGCGCGGAGCGTGCTGGCGCGCGCCTGGGTCGCGGCCCGGACGCCCCGCGAGGAGGAGCCCGCCCTGCTGGAGGTCGCCGTGCGGCTGCACCTGGCCGGCGAGACGGTGCCCGAGCTGGACTCCTGGGCGCGGTCCCGGCTGAGCGGCTGGTCGATGTTCGGCTCGGCCGAGGCCCGGTTCCGGCGGGACACCGAGCTGCTGGCGGGGCTGCGCGAGCTGCGGGACGCGGCGCGGGGCCGCCGGGGGCGGAAGCGCGGGGACCGCTGA
- a CDS encoding nucleotide exchange factor GrpE — MPPPEPRVTTAATSADGTGPDAAAGAEVTEPARQIEELTRRLDALTETLRRDHERAAHREQVIDRLHAENQQLRHGILQEALAPVRTALYRLHDTATRVAARWRSDDPPSPEFAGPLLAAMADEVAEVLGRAGAERLSVRPGDAYDPALHRPAGTSAVPAAEDGTVVEVLADGFTTGDRVLRKASVIIGRASEGEDGDPAPEEDSAGADGAETADAPSDDDGGDGRDDTDGRDTDRRDGGDAEEDSGKEKESE, encoded by the coding sequence ATGCCGCCCCCAGAGCCGCGCGTGACCACGGCAGCCACCTCCGCGGACGGCACCGGCCCCGACGCCGCGGCGGGCGCCGAGGTCACGGAGCCGGCGCGGCAGATCGAGGAGCTGACCCGGCGGCTCGACGCGCTCACCGAGACGCTGCGGCGCGACCACGAGCGCGCCGCCCACCGCGAGCAGGTCATCGACCGCCTGCACGCCGAGAACCAGCAACTGCGGCACGGCATCCTCCAGGAGGCCCTGGCGCCGGTCCGCACGGCGCTCTACCGCCTCCACGACACGGCGACACGCGTGGCGGCGCGCTGGCGCTCCGACGACCCGCCGTCCCCCGAGTTCGCGGGCCCGCTGCTCGCCGCGATGGCCGACGAGGTGGCCGAGGTCCTCGGCCGCGCGGGCGCCGAGCGGCTGTCGGTCCGGCCCGGCGACGCCTACGACCCCGCCCTGCACCGCCCCGCGGGCACGAGCGCCGTCCCCGCGGCCGAGGACGGCACGGTCGTGGAGGTCCTCGCCGACGGCTTCACCACGGGCGACCGCGTGCTGCGCAAGGCGTCGGTGATCATCGGCAGGGCCTCGGAGGGCGAGGACGGCGATCCGGCCCCCGAAGAGGACTCCGCCGGGGCGGACGGGGCCGAGACGGCGGACGCGCCGTCCGACGATGACGGCGGGGACGGCCGGGACGACACGGACGGCCGGGACACGGACCGCCGGGACGGCGGGGACGCCGAAGAGGACAGCGGCAAGGAAAAGGAGAGCGAGTAG
- a CDS encoding Hsp70 family protein, producing MAVYGIDLGTTYSCIAYVDDVGRPTVLRNLEGTDTTPSVVFFESPDNVVVGATAKDSAVLEPDLVVSRIKRDMGQDVPRVRHGRPYTPEEISAFVLRKLADDARTATGETVEDVVVTVPAYFGAAERDATRKAGQIAGLNVIDIVSEPIAAAITYGVLNPGSDHTILVYDLGGGTFDTTIITLKDGDIEVVCTDGDHELGGADWDDRLVEHLAQSFQAEHPAAGDPLLDKQSEQQLRRDAEDLKKTLSTRTQHVVRVVHDGRVATIEVTRETLLDLTRDLLDRTVEITRRTIDTAAAKGVRHYDHLVLVGGSTKMPAVAETLQKEFQLVPRLQDPDLAVAKGAALYAFEETYRRLIAEGRHDQAEDMAARAGLTADQQEQIAGRTIKTVASRAFGIVVVDKETRGRGVAHLVHANDALPAAVTQDFYTIDDGQTGVDVEVMEQAGAVESESPEDNGLIAEGLLQIPPGKPAGWPIEVTFALDASGLLQVTARERETGEALELRIQIGGMSEEDVAESRAALSRVQVG from the coding sequence ATGGCTGTTTACGGGATCGACCTCGGCACGACGTATTCCTGCATCGCCTATGTGGACGACGTCGGCCGCCCGACCGTGCTGCGCAACCTGGAGGGCACCGACACCACGCCGTCCGTGGTGTTCTTCGAGTCCCCCGACAACGTGGTGGTGGGCGCGACCGCCAAGGACAGCGCGGTGCTGGAGCCGGACCTGGTGGTCAGCCGGATAAAGCGGGACATGGGGCAGGACGTTCCCCGAGTCCGGCACGGCCGCCCGTACACGCCGGAAGAGATCTCGGCCTTCGTCCTGCGCAAGCTCGCCGACGACGCCAGGACCGCCACCGGCGAGACCGTCGAGGACGTCGTCGTCACCGTCCCCGCCTACTTCGGCGCCGCCGAGCGCGACGCCACCCGCAAGGCCGGGCAGATCGCCGGGCTCAACGTCATCGACATCGTCTCCGAGCCCATCGCCGCGGCCATCACCTACGGCGTGCTCAACCCCGGCTCCGACCACACGATCCTCGTGTACGACCTCGGCGGCGGCACGTTCGACACCACCATCATCACCCTCAAGGACGGCGACATCGAGGTCGTCTGCACCGACGGCGACCACGAGCTCGGCGGCGCCGACTGGGACGACCGCCTCGTCGAGCACCTGGCGCAGAGCTTCCAGGCCGAGCACCCCGCCGCCGGCGACCCCCTGCTGGACAAGCAGTCCGAGCAGCAGCTCCGCCGCGACGCCGAGGACCTGAAGAAGACGCTGTCCACCCGCACCCAGCACGTCGTGCGCGTCGTCCACGACGGCAGGGTGGCCACCATCGAGGTGACCCGCGAGACCCTGCTGGACCTGACCCGCGACCTGCTCGACCGCACCGTCGAGATCACCCGCAGGACCATCGACACGGCCGCGGCCAAGGGCGTGCGCCACTACGACCACCTGGTGCTGGTCGGCGGCTCCACCAAGATGCCCGCGGTCGCCGAGACCCTGCAGAAGGAGTTCCAGCTCGTCCCCCGCCTGCAGGACCCGGACCTCGCCGTCGCCAAGGGCGCCGCGCTGTACGCCTTCGAGGAGACCTACCGGCGGCTGATCGCCGAGGGACGGCACGACCAGGCCGAGGACATGGCCGCGCGGGCCGGCCTGACCGCCGACCAGCAGGAGCAGATCGCGGGCCGCACGATCAAGACCGTCGCCTCGCGGGCCTTCGGCATCGTCGTCGTCGACAAGGAGACCCGCGGCCGCGGCGTCGCCCACCTGGTGCACGCCAACGACGCCCTGCCCGCCGCCGTCACCCAGGACTTCTACACCATCGACGACGGCCAGACCGGCGTCGACGTCGAGGTCATGGAGCAGGCCGGCGCGGTCGAGTCGGAGTCCCCCGAGGACAACGGGCTGATCGCCGAGGGCCTGCTGCAGATCCCCCCGGGCAAGCCCGCCGGGTGGCCCATCGAGGTCACCTTCGCCCTCGACGCCTCCGGCCTGCTCCAGGTCACCGCCAGGGAGCGCGAGACCGGCGAGGCCCTGGAGCTGCGCATCCAGATCGGCGGCATGTCCGAGGAGGACGTCGCCGAGTCACGGGCCGCCCTGTCCCGCGTCCAGGTCGGCTAG
- a CDS encoding bifunctional [glutamine synthetase] adenylyltransferase/[glutamine synthetase]-adenylyl-L-tyrosine phosphorylase, which translates to MNAESRIQTTAGRLARLGFADAARAGRLLDGLGPEAAGDMGLLTALVGAADPDLALTSLSRLAERDPGVLGAMRADPGLRARLVGVLGLSAALGEHVVRHPGHWKALEGEQALQRPPERDVRAALLESVGADPADPEPRAPRGGTEVMSALRVAYRGRLLHLAARDVTGAASFSQVTAELSGLAGAALEAALAIARAEVPEGADARLAVIGMGKCGARELNYISDVDVVFVAEPREGVDETKGLQAATRLAQAMMRACSASTPEGALWEVDAALRPEGKAGPLVRTMASHLAYYRRWAKTWEFQALLKARPVAGDLELGGEYVAAVDEMVWQSSARDHFVEDVQAMRRRVEAHIRAGEADRQIKLGPGGLRDIEFAVQLLQLVHGRTDALLRRRATLPALAALSRGGYVGRDDAKALAEAYIFLRKVEHLMQLHNLRRTHVLPEDEAGLRRIGRALGMTVDPVGEFTTRWKRHAMEARRLHEKLFYRPLLQAVARLPGDEARLTAAAATARLSALGYADPDGALRHIAALTSGVTRRAAIQRTLLPVMLGWFADAPDPDAGLLGFRQVSDKLGTTPWYLRLLRDETAAAERMARLLGTSRYATGLLLHAPDAVAMLGSEAELAARPKEALAGELAASVRRHAEDAEAAVDAVRALRRRELLRIAVAGLVGGAGVDEVGRALSELNDVTIQAALDAATHKVAVERRGPLPTRFTVIAMGRLGGYECSYGSDADVMFVHAPVEGAGEKDATDAAHAVANELRRLLARPAPDPPLHIDPDLRPEGRQGPLVRSLSSYAAYYRRWSSPWESQALLRARYSAGDAALGAEFMALIEPLRHPPGGIGEDAVREIRRLKARMEAERLPRGADPLLHTKLGRGGLADVEWPAQLIQLRHAYAVPGLRTTRTLAALRAAAEAGLLAEPDEEVLAEAWRFASRVRDAIMLVRGRAGDSIPADVRERAMIARALGYPPDGSEDFVEDYRRATRRARAVTERVFYGAD; encoded by the coding sequence GTGAACGCCGAGTCCCGCATCCAGACGACGGCCGGGCGCCTGGCCCGGCTCGGCTTCGCGGACGCCGCCCGTGCCGGACGGCTGCTGGACGGCCTCGGCCCCGAGGCCGCCGGCGACATGGGCCTGCTCACGGCCCTGGTCGGCGCGGCCGACCCCGACCTCGCGCTGACCTCCCTCAGCCGCCTGGCCGAGCGCGACCCCGGCGTGCTCGGCGCGATGCGCGCGGACCCGGGCCTGCGGGCCCGGCTGGTCGGCGTCCTCGGCCTGTCGGCGGCGCTCGGCGAGCACGTCGTGCGCCACCCCGGGCACTGGAAGGCGCTCGAAGGTGAACAGGCGCTCCAGCGCCCACCCGAGCGTGACGTGCGGGCCGCGCTGCTGGAGTCCGTCGGCGCCGACCCCGCCGACCCCGAGCCCCGCGCCCCCCGCGGCGGCACCGAGGTCATGTCCGCCCTGCGCGTCGCCTACCGGGGCAGGCTGCTGCACCTGGCCGCGCGCGACGTCACGGGCGCCGCCTCCTTCTCCCAGGTCACCGCCGAGCTGTCCGGCCTGGCGGGCGCGGCGCTGGAGGCCGCGCTCGCCATCGCCAGGGCCGAGGTCCCCGAGGGCGCCGACGCCCGCCTCGCCGTGATCGGCATGGGCAAGTGCGGCGCCCGCGAGCTCAACTACATCAGCGACGTCGACGTCGTCTTCGTCGCCGAGCCCCGCGAGGGCGTGGACGAGACCAAGGGGCTCCAGGCGGCGACGCGCCTCGCCCAGGCCATGATGCGCGCCTGCTCGGCGAGCACCCCCGAAGGGGCGCTGTGGGAGGTGGACGCGGCGCTGCGGCCCGAGGGCAAGGCCGGGCCGCTGGTGCGCACGATGGCCAGCCACCTGGCGTACTACCGCAGGTGGGCCAAGACCTGGGAGTTCCAGGCCCTGCTCAAGGCGCGCCCGGTCGCCGGCGACCTGGAGCTCGGCGGCGAGTACGTCGCCGCGGTGGACGAGATGGTCTGGCAGTCCTCCGCCCGCGACCACTTCGTCGAGGACGTCCAGGCGATGCGCCGCAGGGTCGAGGCCCACATCCGCGCCGGCGAGGCCGACCGCCAGATCAAGCTCGGCCCCGGCGGCCTGCGCGACATCGAGTTCGCCGTGCAGCTCCTCCAGCTCGTCCACGGCCGCACCGACGCCCTGCTGCGCCGCCGCGCGACGCTGCCCGCGCTCGCCGCGCTCTCCCGGGGCGGCTACGTCGGCAGGGACGACGCCAAGGCGCTCGCCGAGGCGTACATCTTCCTGCGCAAGGTGGAGCACCTCATGCAGCTCCACAACCTGCGCCGCACGCACGTGCTCCCCGAGGACGAGGCCGGCCTGCGCCGCATCGGGCGCGCGCTCGGCATGACCGTGGACCCGGTGGGCGAGTTCACCACCCGGTGGAAGCGCCACGCCATGGAGGCCCGGCGGCTGCACGAGAAGCTGTTCTACCGTCCGCTGCTCCAGGCCGTCGCCCGCCTGCCGGGAGACGAGGCCCGGCTGACGGCCGCCGCCGCCACCGCGCGCCTGTCCGCGCTCGGATACGCCGACCCCGACGGCGCGCTGCGGCACATCGCCGCGCTGACCAGCGGCGTCACCCGGCGCGCCGCGATCCAGCGCACGCTGCTGCCGGTCATGCTCGGCTGGTTCGCCGACGCCCCCGACCCCGACGCGGGCCTGCTCGGGTTCCGCCAGGTCAGCGACAAGCTCGGCACCACCCCGTGGTACCTGCGGTTGCTGCGCGACGAGACCGCCGCCGCCGAGCGCATGGCCCGCCTGCTCGGCACCAGCCGCTACGCCACCGGCCTGCTGCTGCACGCGCCGGACGCCGTGGCCATGCTGGGGTCGGAGGCCGAGCTGGCGGCACGCCCCAAGGAGGCGCTGGCCGGCGAGCTGGCCGCGTCCGTGCGCCGCCACGCCGAGGACGCCGAGGCCGCCGTCGACGCGGTGCGCGCGCTGCGCAGGCGCGAGCTGCTGCGCATCGCCGTCGCGGGGCTGGTCGGCGGCGCCGGCGTCGACGAGGTCGGCCGGGCGCTGTCGGAGCTGAACGACGTCACCATCCAGGCCGCGCTGGACGCCGCGACCCACAAGGTCGCGGTGGAGCGCCGCGGGCCGCTGCCCACCCGTTTCACCGTGATCGCCATGGGCCGGCTCGGCGGCTACGAGTGCTCCTACGGCAGCGACGCCGACGTCATGTTCGTGCACGCGCCGGTCGAGGGCGCCGGCGAGAAGGACGCCACCGACGCGGCGCACGCCGTCGCCAACGAGCTGCGCCGCCTGCTGGCGCGGCCCGCGCCCGACCCGCCCCTGCACATCGACCCCGACCTGCGCCCGGAGGGCCGCCAGGGCCCGCTGGTGCGCTCCCTGTCCTCCTACGCGGCCTACTACCGGCGCTGGTCCTCGCCGTGGGAGTCGCAGGCCCTGCTGCGGGCCCGCTACTCCGCCGGCGACGCCGCGCTGGGCGCGGAGTTCATGGCGCTGATCGAGCCGCTCCGCCACCCGCCGGGCGGCATCGGCGAGGACGCGGTGCGCGAGATCCGGCGGCTGAAGGCCCGCATGGAGGCCGAGCGGCTGCCGCGCGGCGCCGACCCGCTGCTGCACACCAAGCTCGGCAGGGGCGGGCTGGCCGACGTGGAATGGCCGGCGCAGCTCATCCAGCTCCGGCACGCCTACGCGGTGCCCGGGCTGCGCACCACGCGCACGCTCGCGGCGCTGCGCGCCGCCGCCGAGGCCGGGCTGCTCGCGGAGCCCGACGAGGAGGTGCTCGCCGAGGCGTGGCGGTTCGCCTCGCGGGTCCGCGACGCCATCATGCTCGTGCGCGGCCGCGCGGGGGACAGCATTCCCGCCGACGTACGCGAGCGCGCCATGATCGCCCGCGCGCTCGGCTACCCGCCCGACGGCTCGGAGGACTTCGTCGAGGATTACCGCAGGGCCACCCGCCGCGCCAGGGCCGTCACCGAGCGCGTCTTCTACGGCGCGGACTGA
- a CDS encoding TRAFAC clade GTPase domain-containing protein — protein sequence MTITCPFCFARLDRDRIAFRCAGRAGLGGGCEARLDETLAEYLGSSAAAYLPPVFSVRRPGRRADCPTCRRSTGWRVCPECHSRLPAEYCANPGRIVALVGAKGSGKSTYIAVLLHELTNRVGAELDASLVACDDRTIARYKQDFARPLYGEHRLLSTTRPAATEPRDPLVYLLTRTVPGRLRTKTMSLTLVFFDTAGEDLRSRESTETHLRYLNAADAIIFLVDPLELPGAKASLSGTAAARGGVNAGDPDSDPINVISRVAELLRDRAGSGKLKVPVAVALSKIDALQDTMDAQSALHRARTPSGTLDLDDRDAVHEQVRALMDEWEAGMVDRYLRQHFTDFALFGLSALGGIPGDDTVAPGGVRPYRVEDPLLWLLHRFGMLTGVRR from the coding sequence GTGACCATCACCTGCCCGTTCTGCTTCGCCCGGCTGGACCGCGACCGCATCGCGTTCCGGTGCGCGGGCCGGGCCGGGCTCGGCGGCGGCTGCGAGGCGCGCCTGGACGAGACCCTCGCCGAATATCTGGGCTCCTCCGCCGCCGCCTACCTCCCGCCCGTGTTCTCGGTGCGCAGGCCGGGCCGCCGCGCCGACTGCCCGACCTGCCGCCGCTCCACCGGCTGGCGGGTGTGCCCCGAGTGCCACAGCAGGCTGCCCGCCGAGTACTGCGCCAACCCCGGCAGGATCGTCGCCCTCGTCGGCGCCAAGGGGTCCGGCAAGAGCACCTACATCGCCGTGCTGCTGCACGAGCTGACCAACCGGGTGGGCGCCGAGCTCGACGCCTCGCTCGTCGCCTGCGACGACCGCACCATCGCCCGCTACAAACAGGACTTCGCCCGCCCCCTGTACGGCGAGCACCGCCTGCTCAGCACCACCCGGCCGGCGGCCACCGAGCCGCGCGACCCACTGGTCTACCTGCTCACCCGCACGGTGCCGGGACGGCTGCGCACCAAGACCATGTCGCTGACGCTGGTGTTCTTCGACACCGCGGGCGAGGACCTGCGCAGCCGCGAGTCCACCGAGACCCACCTGCGCTACCTCAACGCCGCCGACGCGATCATCTTCCTGGTCGACCCGCTGGAGCTGCCCGGGGCCAAGGCGTCGCTGAGCGGGACGGCGGCGGCGCGGGGCGGCGTCAACGCCGGCGACCCCGACAGCGACCCGATCAACGTGATCAGCCGGGTCGCCGAGCTGCTGCGCGACCGCGCCGGTTCCGGCAAGCTGAAGGTCCCCGTCGCCGTGGCGCTCAGCAAGATCGACGCGCTGCAGGACACCATGGACGCCCAGTCCGCGCTGCACCGCGCCCGCACCCCCTCCGGCACCCTCGACCTGGACGACAGGGACGCCGTCCACGAGCAGGTGCGGGCGCTCATGGACGAATGGGAGGCCGGCATGGTCGACCGCTACCTACGTCAGCACTTCACCGACTTCGCCCTGTTCGGCCTCTCGGCCCTCGGCGGCATCCCCGGCGACGACACCGTCGCCCCCGGCGGCGTCCGCCCCTACCGCGTCGAAGACCCCTTGCTCTGGCTCCTCCACAGATTCGGCATGCTCACGGGGGTGCGCCGGTGA